TAGAAGTTTCGAAAGGAGCTGATTATATTTTTGGGATTACTGATTCTGAGAAGGGGTTAACAGAATATCTGAGAAAATTGAAGCTTGCTTAGTAAGCCTAAGTATTTTTCTGTCTCCCTCAAAATACTTACTAATGACTCTCTAGAGAAGAAAAACTAATTAACTCCTCCTCTTACACTTTCCCCGTGATAAGTGTAGTAATCCCAACACTTAACAGTGAAAGGACTATAAGAACTGCAGTAAAATCTGCTATGGAAAAGGCTGATGAGGTAATAGTTGTGGACTCATTTTCAACTGACAAAACGGTGGAAATCGCGGAAAAAGAGGGAGCAAAAGTCCTCCAAGTCAAAGGAAGTAGGTTAATCGCGAGGATTGAGGGGGCTAAGATTGCCAAAGGAGATTATATTGTAAACCTTGACGCTGACATGTACTTTTCACAAAGCTTTCAACCAACGAACATAGAGAGTAAAGTTATAGCATTGGGGGAAATAACCGTGGGGAGAGGGATTGTATACAAGATAATGAAACTGGATAGGGAAATAACACACAAGAAGTGGAAGCGATTTGAAGATGAAGAATTTTTGCAAAACGTTAACGCGGTGCGATTCTGAAGTTTACAAGGTTTATAGTAGTCGAAAATCAGACCTTAGAATTTACTAACTAAACTTACCGACTAGGAATGGAATACCTCTCGCTAAATAGAGCGTGTAAAGAATTAAACGCCCTCTAAAACCGCCTACACACACTCTCCTCCTCTTCCTGCCTATAGACATCATGAAGGAATAGGGAGTGCCCTTTAGCACTTTCAAACTCCTACCGTAACGATAATACTTCCTAACGATCTCCTTCAGACTATAATCGCCGTAATGATAAATCAACTCGTCCTTAAGCACGAAAACGTCATTAGATAGGCGGGAAGCCTCGTAATAAATCAACTCGTGATCGGGGAAGATGACTTGATTAAACTTCTCACCCAAATTAACCTTTAACCTCTCTAACGCGCCAGTTAGCAATTCCCTCCTAAACAACCTTGGTAGAGCGAAACCCTTAATAGCCTCCGGAGTATTACACAGCATGATGTTATCCTTATCTAGTTGAGCTGCTTTAACCCAAAAAGAGTCTCCTAACTCCCTCTCCCCAATTATAACCATATCGTGAAGGTTTTTAGAGAGAATCTGTAAGGCGTCCCTCCTTAAAGGCCTAGTTTCGTCAAGAAGAAGTGCATAATCCCCCCTACTTTCCTTATTCGCTAAATAGCGGGCTTCCAAAAGTTTAACATCTTTTCGAATCTCCTTGAAGCCGTATTCCTTGATTAACTCACTTATCTCTTTACCGCCAGAATTCACTATTACAACTTCGTAATCTTGAAGTGATTGGAGTCTAATGGACTCAAATACCTCCCTCAAGTATTTGCCGTGAAGCACGGGGATTTGAATTGAGAACACATGAGAAAGATGGGGATCAGAAATAAATAGATTTTATAATATACACATAAAGCGTGTCTTTCACAGTAATGTCTTGCTTAGTCCATTACTTACCTTTTCTCTTATTTTCTCGTGAATTTCTCTACAAAGACATCATCTA
The genomic region above belongs to Saccharolobus caldissimus and contains:
- a CDS encoding glycosyltransferase, with the protein product MISVVIPTLNSERTIRTAVKSAMEKADEVIVVDSFSTDKTVEIAEKEGAKVLQVKGSRLIARIEGAKIAKGDYIVNLDADMYFSQSFQPTNIESKVIALGEITVGRGIVYKIMKLDREITHKKWKRFEDEEFLQNVNAVRF
- a CDS encoding glycosyltransferase family 2 protein, with product MFSIQIPVLHGKYLREVFESIRLQSLQDYEVVIVNSGGKEISELIKEYGFKEIRKDVKLLEARYLANKESRGDYALLLDETRPLRRDALQILSKNLHDMVIIGERELGDSFWVKAAQLDKDNIMLCNTPEAIKGFALPRLFRRELLTGALERLKVNLGEKFNQVIFPDHELIYYEASRLSNDVFVLKDELIYHYGDYSLKEIVRKYYRYGRSLKVLKGTPYSFMMSIGRKRRRVCVGGFRGRLILYTLYLARGIPFLVGKFS